Genomic DNA from Desulfonema ishimotonii:
TCACCGGTCCGCGGTGATGGCGGGGAAACGGCGCGTCGTCAAAGGCGATCACGTTGGAGAGACGGCCACGGGCCACGGGCTATTTCGGCTCCCGGAACAGCGCGATGGTGCCGGTCTTTGCGATCTCCTTGATGCCCAGGGGTTTCAGCAGGCTCAGAATCGCCTCCATCTTCCCCTCATCGCCCGTCACCTCAACGGTGTAATGTTCCGGCCCCACGTCCACCACCTTGCAGCGGAATATATCCACAATTCTCAGGATTTCCGCCCGGTTGTCCTTTTTGGCGTGGACCTTGATCAGGGCCATTTCCCGGTGAACGTATTTGCTGCCGGTCAGTTCGTGGACCTTGATCACATTGATCAGCTTGTTCAGCTGCTTTTTGATCTGCTCCACGATGGGCTGGTTGGCCTTGGTGACAATGGTCAGCCGGGACACATTCGGGTCAATGGTGGCCGCAACGCACAGGCTTTCAATGTTAAACCCCCGGCCGCTGAACAGCCCCGATATCCTGGAAAGCACCCCCGGCTGGTTTTCCACCAGAATGGACAACACATGTTTTTCTTCTGTCATAATGTAGCGTATCCTTTTTTCAGTAAACAGTAATCAGTGATTGATCATAAGAAAAGATGCCGGCTGCGATTTCTGGACAGATTACTGTTTACTGCTAAACCAAAAGCATTTCCGTAATGGGCGCACCGGCCGGCACCATCGGATAAACGCACTCCTCCTTTTCCACCACAAACTCCATGATCACCGGGCCTTCGGCCGAAAGCCCCTCGGAGATCACCTGCGCCACCTCTGCCGGCTTCGTGGCGCGGAATCCCCTTGCGCCAAAGGCTTCCGCCAGCTTCACGAAATCCGGGGCGTGGTCCATCTGTGTGCAGGCATACCGTTTTTCATAAAACAGTTCCTGCCACTGGCGAACCATCCCCAGATATCCGTTGTTGAGGATCACAATCTTGACCGGCAGATTATACTGCATGGCGGTTGCCATCTCCTGGATGTTCATCTGAATGCTGCCGTCTCCGGCCACACACACCACCAGATCATCCGGCTTGGCAACCTGGGCACCGATGGCCGCAGGCAGACCGAATCCCATGACACCGAGACCGCCGGACGTGATGAACTGACCCGGCTCCTCAATATGATAATACTGGGCGGTCCACATCTGGTTCTGTCCGACCTCGGTGGTGATGATCGCCTTTCCCCGGGTCAGTTCATAGAGTTTTTCCAGAACAAACTGGGGTTTGATGGCCCCGTTCTGGTCATAGGCCAGCCGGGCCTTGTTTTTCCAGCCCTCGATCTGATGAAGCCAGCCGCTCCGCTTCTCATCCAGGTTGCCCAGATCCGCATCCGCCAGCAGCTCGTTCAAATGGGTCAGGGTGGTCTTGCAGTCGCCGACGACCGGAATGCTGACCGGTACATTCTTGCGGATGGAGGTGGGATCAATGTCAATGTGGATAATTTTCGCCTGGGCCGCAAAGGTATCGGTCTTTCCGGTGACACGGTCATCAAAGCGGACGCCGATGCCGATCATCAGATCACAGGCGGCAGTGGACATGTTGGACCGGTAGGTGCCGTGCATTCCGATCATCCCCAGCCACAGGGGGTCCGATGCGGGAAACGCCCCCAGCCCCATGAGTGATGTTGTCACCGGAATGCGGGCTTTTCGCGCAAATGCCGTCAGCTCCCGGTGGGCACCGGAGAGGATGACCCCGCCGCCCGCGAAAATCATCGGTCGCCGGGCCATTTTCACCATCTCAATGACCTTGTGCAACTGCTTCATATTCGGGTTGTAGGTGGGATTATACGACCGGAGCCGGATATTTTTCGGCACCTTGTAGGTGGCCAGGTTGTTCATCACATCCTTGGGGATATCCACGAGGACCGGACCGGGGCGACCGGAGCGGGCAATATAAAACGCCTCTCTGACCACGCGGGCCAGCTCATCCGCACTCTGAACCAGATAATTGTGCTTGGTGCAGGGACGGGTGATGCCGACAATGTCTACCTCCTGAAACGCATCATTGCCGATCAGGTGGGAGGGCACCTGCCCCGTGATGACAACGATCGGGATGGAATCCATATAGGCGGACGCAATGCCGGTCACCGTGTTGGTTGCCCCCGGACCGGATGTCACCAGACAGGTGCCCACCTTGCCGCTGGCCCGTGAATATGCGTCAGCCGCATGGACCGCACCCTGTTCGTGGCGAACCAGAATGTGCCGGATGTCGGTTTTGACCAGCTCATCATATAAATCAATAACCGCACCGCCGGGATAACCGAAAATGGTGTCCACCCCTTCCTCTTTCAGAACCTTCATAAGGATTTGTGCGCCGGTTAATTTCATCAAACTTCCTCTCTTTCCAGTGAACCGTTATCAACGATCAGTGACAGTAAAAAACGCCGTATCTCTGATAACTGTTTATTGTTCACTGAACATTGGTTATCTTACAATTGCGCCGTGGCTGGCGGATGCGACATTTTTGGCATAGCGGGCCATGTAGCCTTTTGTGATTTTGGGCGCCGGCGCTTCCCACCCGTCCAGGCGTGATCTGATCTCCGCATCGGACACCCGGAGCGCGATGGTTTTGCCGGGGATGTCGATGGCAATGGGGTCTCCCTCCCGGACAATGGCAATGGGACCGCCCTGCATGGCTTCGGGGGAGACGTGACCGATGGAGGCACCCCGTGTGCCGCCGGAGAAGCGCCCGTCCGTGATCAGGGCCACGTCCGCGTCCAGATTCATTCCGGCGATGGCGGCCGTCGGGGTCAGCATCTCCCGCATTCCCGGCCCGCCCATGGGGCCTTCATAGCGGATGACGATCACATCGCCCTTCTGAATCTTTCCGCCCATGATGGCCTCACTGGCCGCCTCTTCGGACTCAAACACCCTGGCCGGGCCCTCGTGGCGCAGCATCTCGTCCCGCACGGCGGACTGCTTGACCACACAGCCTTCGGGCGCGATATTGCCGAACAGAACAGCCAGCCCGCCCTGGGCATGGTAGGGATTGTCCAGCGGCCGGATCACATCGCGGTCCAGCACCTCGGTTTTGGCGATATTTTCACCCACGCTCTTTCCGGTAACGGTGATGCACTCCGCGTTGATCCGTCCGGCGTCTGCAAGCTCCCGGATCACCGCCTGAATGCCGCCGGCCCGGTTCAGGTCTTCAATATGGTCCTTTCCCCCGGGGCTGAGAGAGCAGAGATGGGGCGTTTTTCCGCTGACCTCGTTGATCAGATTCAGGTCGATCTCCACACCGGCCTCCCGGGCAATGGCCGTCAGGTGGAGGACGGTGTTGGTGGAACAGCCCAGGGCCATATCCACGGCCAGCGCGTTCTGAAAGGCCTTTTCGGTCATGATCTTCCGGGGGGTGATCTCCTTTTCCCACATCTCCATGACCTGCATTCCGGCCTGTTTGGCCAGGCGGATACGGGCCGCCATCACCGCCGGAATGGTGCCATTGCCGGGCAGGCCCATGCCAATGGCCTCGGTGAGGCAGTTCATGGAGTTGGCCGTGAACATGCCGGAGCAGGAGCCACAGGTGGGGCAGGCCGCCTCTTCCACCTCGGTCAGTTCCTCCTCGGTCATCTTGCCGGACAGCACCGCGCCCACGGCCTCAAATACCGTAATCAGGTCAACCTTTCCCCCTTTGCGGGGATGCCGGCCCGCCAGCATGGGACCGCCGCTGACCACCACTGCCGGGATATCCAGGCGGGCCGCCGCCATGAGCATTCCGGGGACGATCTTGTCGCAGTTGGGAACCAGAACCAGGGCGTCCAGGGCATGGGCCGTGGCCATGACCTCGACGGAGTCGGCGATCAGCTCGCGGCTGCCCAGGGAATATTTCATGCCGGTATGGTTCATGGCAATGCCGTCACAAACGCCGATCACGCCGAATTCCACCGGGGTGCCGCCGGCCATGCAGACGCCGGTTTTTACCGCGTCCACGATTTTGTCCAGGTGGACATGGCCCGGAACGATGCTGTTTGCCGAGTTGGCGACGCCGATCAGCGGACGCTCAATTTCGGTATCTGTGTAGCCCATTGCCTTGAACAGCGCGCGGTGGGGTGCCCTTTCAATGCCTTTTTTTGCAATATCACTTTTCATAGATGCCAATGCTCTCCCAAAAAAAAACCGTTACCAGCTTCCAAGGGCTGATAACGGTTTTCGTTTTTTTATTTGGTCGGCTTACTTCAGGCCATTATCAACCCTTTCCTTTGCAGATGGGAAGTACTCCCACCAGAAGGACGCTAATAAGGACAATAATGCTGACAATAACAAAAATACCGATCATTATAATTTATCTCGTTTGAAAAAGTTTAGAACTCCCTAACAGCCTTTCCGGTGCTTGTCAACGTTTTTCTTGGTCAGGATCTGATGAGCGCCCCGGCATCCGGGCGCGCCGGATCAGTCAGCCGGATTCTCCCTGAGCCACAGCGCAAGCCGCCTCAGCCCCTCTTCCGTGGATACGCGGGGTACATAGCCCAGATCGCGTTTGGCCGCGCTGATGTCGAACCAGTGGGCCGTGGCCAGCTCGTCCGCCACAAATCGCGTCATCTTCGGCTCGCCGTTCAGGCGGAAGGCGGTATAGGCCCATTCGAGGGCCGCGCCGATGATCCGGGCCGTCTTTGCGGAGATCCGGCGCCGGACCGGCGGCTTACCCCCGGCCTTCAGGATGGCATTCACCATATCCCACAGCGGCATGGGGGCGTCCTGACTGATGAAATAAATCCTGCCGGAGAGTCCGGGGTGGCGTCTGAGCTTTTCCGCAGCCAGCATATGGGCATCGGCAGCGTTGTCGATATAGATGGTGTCCACGGGATTTTTCCCATCGCCCACAATCATCAGGCTCCGGGCACGCCGGATAATCCGGGGCACCAGATGGTTATCTCCCGGACCCCAGATGAGATGGGGGCGGAGGATAACCGTCCTCAGCCCCTCTTTTGCCGCCTGAATCACCGCCTGCTCAGCCAGGGCTTTGGTCCGGGGATAGTGGGCGT
This window encodes:
- the ilvN gene encoding acetolactate synthase small subunit, which translates into the protein MTEEKHVLSILVENQPGVLSRISGLFSGRGFNIESLCVAATIDPNVSRLTIVTKANQPIVEQIKKQLNKLINVIKVHELTGSKYVHREMALIKVHAKKDNRAEILRIVDIFRCKVVDVGPEHYTVEVTGDEGKMEAILSLLKPLGIKEIAKTGTIALFREPK
- the ilvB gene encoding biosynthetic-type acetolactate synthase large subunit; its protein translation is MKLTGAQILMKVLKEEGVDTIFGYPGGAVIDLYDELVKTDIRHILVRHEQGAVHAADAYSRASGKVGTCLVTSGPGATNTVTGIASAYMDSIPIVVITGQVPSHLIGNDAFQEVDIVGITRPCTKHNYLVQSADELARVVREAFYIARSGRPGPVLVDIPKDVMNNLATYKVPKNIRLRSYNPTYNPNMKQLHKVIEMVKMARRPMIFAGGGVILSGAHRELTAFARKARIPVTTSLMGLGAFPASDPLWLGMIGMHGTYRSNMSTAACDLMIGIGVRFDDRVTGKTDTFAAQAKIIHIDIDPTSIRKNVPVSIPVVGDCKTTLTHLNELLADADLGNLDEKRSGWLHQIEGWKNKARLAYDQNGAIKPQFVLEKLYELTRGKAIITTEVGQNQMWTAQYYHIEEPGQFITSGGLGVMGFGLPAAIGAQVAKPDDLVVCVAGDGSIQMNIQEMATAMQYNLPVKIVILNNGYLGMVRQWQELFYEKRYACTQMDHAPDFVKLAEAFGARGFRATKPAEVAQVISEGLSAEGPVIMEFVVEKEECVYPMVPAGAPITEMLLV
- the ilvD gene encoding dihydroxy-acid dehydratase; the encoded protein is MKSDIAKKGIERAPHRALFKAMGYTDTEIERPLIGVANSANSIVPGHVHLDKIVDAVKTGVCMAGGTPVEFGVIGVCDGIAMNHTGMKYSLGSRELIADSVEVMATAHALDALVLVPNCDKIVPGMLMAAARLDIPAVVVSGGPMLAGRHPRKGGKVDLITVFEAVGAVLSGKMTEEELTEVEEAACPTCGSCSGMFTANSMNCLTEAIGMGLPGNGTIPAVMAARIRLAKQAGMQVMEMWEKEITPRKIMTEKAFQNALAVDMALGCSTNTVLHLTAIAREAGVEIDLNLINEVSGKTPHLCSLSPGGKDHIEDLNRAGGIQAVIRELADAGRINAECITVTGKSVGENIAKTEVLDRDVIRPLDNPYHAQGGLAVLFGNIAPEGCVVKQSAVRDEMLRHEGPARVFESEEAASEAIMGGKIQKGDVIVIRYEGPMGGPGMREMLTPTAAIAGMNLDADVALITDGRFSGGTRGASIGHVSPEAMQGGPIAIVREGDPIAIDIPGKTIALRVSDAEIRSRLDGWEAPAPKITKGYMARYAKNVASASHGAIVR
- a CDS encoding NAD-dependent epimerase/dehydratase family protein, which produces MGSRKIAEKSILVTGGGGFLGGAIVRQLAERGETVRTFSRGSYSDLDALGVTQIRGDLSDPAAVEKACDGVELVFHTAARPGVWGKYADYFDTNVTGTRNVLEACRKQGVERLVHTSSPSVVFNGTDMAGVDESVPWPSQYHAHYPRTKALAEQAVIQAAKEGLRTVILRPHLIWGPGDNHLVPRIIRRARSLMIVGDGKNPVDTIYIDNAADAHMLAAEKLRRHPGLSGRIYFISQDAPMPLWDMVNAILKAGGKPPVRRRISAKTARIIGAALEWAYTAFRLNGEPKMTRFVADELATAHWFDISAAKRDLGYVPRVSTEEGLRRLALWLRENPAD